From the genome of Scytonema hofmannii PCC 7110, one region includes:
- a CDS encoding beta strand repeat-containing protein, giving the protein MEKNGIGEGGDIRIATSIFSLTNGAQLLAVTRGEGNAGNVQIRASDAVNIAGSTFGTGDAGDIIINARDNIRASGFRQFENLTLPTAVFSVVASDSRGNGGNIRVNTGSLFIEDGARFSVSTSGQGSAGNIAIDARDAVVVDGVNRVGFLSELSTATQEDASGRGGTITVNTNYFHISNGGLVNAQTTSALRGGDVTINANKFEATQGGRIFTTATSQGRAGNITLNADKINLSGRNQRSTSGLFANTTSTASARGGNIQINARQLDVSDRAQISVNSQGSSVAGDINIDANRVELRDNAKIIAETTSQDGGNIFIDNANLLLLRRESLVSATAGEQGNGGNVNINSKFIIAIPKENSDITANAFEGNGGRVQINTQGIFGTKFRSQETDESDITASSRFGVAGIVNLNSPDNSSIQNNLSKLPQNAIDTNALIANSCIARRNQQNGSFFITGSGGLPTRPGDVSLSSYSTGDVQPVPSAIELTKLPTQQRPWQIGDPIIEPSGVYKLPNGKLVLGKEC; this is encoded by the coding sequence GTGGAGAAAAATGGCATCGGAGAAGGGGGAGATATTCGCATTGCCACAAGTATATTTTCTCTAACAAATGGAGCGCAATTGCTTGCTGTTACCAGAGGAGAAGGTAATGCAGGTAATGTTCAAATTCGTGCTTCTGATGCTGTAAACATCGCCGGTAGTACTTTTGGAACAGGTGATGCTGGCGATATTATTATCAATGCTCGTGATAATATTCGTGCTTCTGGGTTTAGACAATTTGAGAATTTGACACTTCCTACTGCTGTTTTCAGCGTTGTTGCCTCTGATAGTAGAGGTAACGGTGGCAATATTCGTGTTAATACTGGTTCGCTATTTATTGAGGATGGAGCGCGATTTAGTGTTTCCACATCGGGTCAAGGTAGCGCTGGAAATATAGCTATTGATGCTCGTGATGCTGTTGTTGTAGATGGAGTTAATAGAGTCGGATTTTTGAGTGAATTGTCTACTGCGACACAAGAAGATGCAAGCGGACGAGGGGGAACAATAACTGTTAACACAAATTATTTCCATATTAGTAACGGCGGGTTAGTAAATGCTCAAACTACTTCGGCTTTGCGTGGCGGGGATGTGACGATTAACGCAAATAAATTTGAAGCTACCCAAGGTGGACGAATTTTTACAACAGCTACGAGCCAAGGACGGGCTGGTAATATTACCCTTAACGCTGATAAAATCAACCTCTCTGGCAGAAATCAGAGAAGCACTAGCGGACTATTTGCCAACACAACCTCAACAGCTTCTGCTCGCGGTGGCAATATTCAAATAAATGCTAGGCAATTAGATGTGAGCGATCGCGCCCAAATCTCTGTCAACAGTCAAGGCAGTAGTGTTGCTGGCGATATTAATATTGATGCCAATAGAGTCGAACTGAGAGACAACGCCAAAATCATCGCCGAAACAACATCCCAAGATGGTGGTAACATCTTCATTGATAATGCAAACCTACTGCTACTACGTCGTGAAAGCCTTGTATCTGCAACCGCTGGAGAACAAGGCAATGGTGGTAACGTAAATATCAACTCAAAATTTATCATTGCCATTCCCAAAGAAAACAGTGATATCACAGCCAATGCCTTTGAAGGCAATGGTGGCAGAGTTCAAATTAACACTCAAGGAATATTTGGTACGAAATTTCGTTCCCAAGAAACAGATGAAAGCGATATTACTGCTAGTTCGAGATTCGGTGTTGCTGGCATTGTTAATCTTAACTCTCCCGATAATAGTTCGATTCAAAACAACCTCAGCAAACTTCCTCAAAACGCCATCGACACCAATGCCCTTATCGCCAATAGTTGCATAGCCCGCAGAAATCAACAAAACGGTTCCTTCTTCATCACAGGTTCTGGTGGTTTACCAACACGTCCTGGTGATGTTTCACTTTCTTCCTATTCCACTGGAGATGTGCAACCAGTACCTAGCGCAATAGAGTTAACAAAATTACCGACACAACAACGACCTTGGCAAATTGGCGATCCAATTATCGAACCATCTGGAGTATACAAACTCCCAAATGGGAAGCTTGTACTTGGTAAGGAATGTTGA
- a CDS encoding efflux RND transporter periplasmic adaptor subunit, with protein MKTVEPEVTATDNQLETPAQPDPKSSRPKRIWLWILLVLSLTASGVALWRVFSPTTVVSKPAAAKTPPPRPVEVVQLSPGTGTRRIQLLGQVESTQQATIRAQTSGVIRQVLVQPGDRVTPRMTVAILDDTDQRLAISQAQAQLAQQRSNLARLEVGTRPEIVAQRQAALSSAVAREQEAQDNLQRSTDLVQQGALAKRLLVEAQAALDNAKGERLAAQATLAEAKAGPTREEIDAQRANVAAATAAVNQARLALQRTRIQSLLGGVVQQRLVSSGDLVQNGGQIVNLVAGDRLDIFLELPEELSGRVTPGNTVELTTRALPQWRGRAQITGVVPSADTASRRQRVRVRLNNPPSGLLPGMAVTGNLELPANTLSFIVSRDAITRRQNQWLVFTVANGKAKQYEVELVTDMGEKVAISHPQLKAGQPIVLKGGDGLTNGAAVKVMER; from the coding sequence ATGAAAACTGTTGAACCTGAAGTTACTGCTACAGATAATCAATTAGAAACTCCCGCACAACCCGACCCAAAGTCTTCTCGTCCTAAAAGAATTTGGCTCTGGATATTGCTAGTACTTTCATTAACAGCGTCCGGTGTTGCGCTTTGGCGAGTGTTTTCTCCTACAACTGTTGTATCCAAACCAGCAGCAGCTAAAACACCACCACCCCGTCCAGTGGAAGTTGTACAACTTTCTCCAGGTACTGGAACAAGACGCATTCAGCTCTTGGGTCAGGTAGAGTCTACCCAACAAGCAACTATTCGAGCACAGACAAGCGGTGTGATTCGACAAGTTTTAGTGCAACCCGGCGATCGCGTCACTCCTAGAATGACCGTGGCTATATTAGATGATACCGATCAGCGCCTAGCTATTTCACAGGCACAAGCACAGTTAGCACAACAGCGCAGCAACCTTGCAAGACTGGAGGTAGGAACTCGTCCTGAGATCGTGGCTCAGCGTCAAGCAGCGTTAAGTTCTGCTGTAGCACGAGAGCAAGAAGCACAAGATAACCTTCAACGTTCCACCGATCTTGTGCAACAAGGAGCTCTTGCCAAAAGGTTGTTAGTGGAAGCTCAAGCAGCATTGGATAATGCAAAGGGCGAACGGCTAGCAGCACAAGCAACTTTAGCTGAAGCAAAAGCAGGTCCCACCCGTGAAGAAATTGACGCGCAACGAGCTAACGTAGCAGCCGCAACTGCAGCAGTCAATCAGGCTCGACTCGCCTTGCAAAGAACCCGCATTCAATCACTGTTAGGTGGTGTCGTGCAACAAAGATTGGTGAGTTCTGGCGACTTAGTACAAAATGGCGGTCAAATTGTCAACTTAGTCGCAGGCGATCGACTTGATATCTTCTTAGAATTGCCAGAAGAACTCAGTGGTAGAGTTACGCCAGGAAACACGGTAGAATTAACGACTCGGGCTTTACCTCAATGGCGGGGTCGCGCTCAGATAACAGGTGTTGTTCCCTCTGCTGATACAGCATCAAGACGCCAACGGGTGAGAGTACGGTTGAACAATCCGCCTTCTGGCTTGTTACCAGGGATGGCAGTGACAGGAAATTTGGAGTTACCAGCAAATACACTGAGTTTTATTGTATCTCGTGATGCCATTACTCGGCGACAAAATCAGTGGCTTGTGTTTACAGTTGCTAATGGTAAAGCCAAGCAGTATGAAGTGGAACTAGTGACTGACATGGGAGAAAAAGTTGCCATTTCTCACCCACAACTGAAAGCCGGACAACCCATTGTTTTAAAAGGTGGGGATGGTCTAACTAATGGTGCAGCTGTTAAGGTTATGGAACGATAA
- a CDS encoding AI-2E family transporter yields the protein MNLGQWIGLIVIVLALYILWQIREALLLIFAAVVLATTLNRLARRFQQSGVKRGIAVMLSVSVFIALVIGFFWLIVPPFADQFQELTRQVPRGLGLFNTWLDELRGRLPQQLTQYIPDINTLIKEAQPIINRVVGSSFAFVSGSLEVLLKILLVLVLTGMFLSDPLAYRKVFVRLFPSFYRRRVDGILDQCEVSLEGWVTGAFIAMGVVGLMSIIGLSILRVRSALALSVLAGFLNLIPNLGPTMSVIPAIAIALLDAPWKVLAVFILYFIIQQVESNFITPVVMAHQVSLLPAITLISQLFFVTFFGFLGLFLALPLTVVAKIWVQEVLIKDVLDGWGKDSSKETEFVMVSDKPQDEEPEDQ from the coding sequence GTGAATTTAGGTCAGTGGATTGGCTTAATTGTCATTGTTCTTGCTTTGTATATTTTGTGGCAAATTCGGGAAGCGCTATTACTGATATTTGCCGCCGTTGTATTAGCAACTACCTTAAATCGTCTGGCTCGACGATTCCAACAGTCAGGAGTTAAGCGCGGAATTGCTGTAATGCTTTCGGTTAGTGTCTTTATTGCTCTAGTCATCGGCTTTTTCTGGCTGATTGTGCCACCATTTGCAGACCAGTTTCAAGAATTAACCAGACAAGTTCCCAGAGGGTTGGGGCTTTTTAACACCTGGTTGGATGAATTGAGAGGGCGTCTTCCCCAACAACTAACTCAGTATATACCCGACATTAATACCTTAATTAAAGAAGCACAGCCCATAATCAATCGTGTCGTAGGCAGTTCCTTCGCTTTTGTCTCCGGTTCTTTGGAAGTGCTATTGAAGATTTTGCTGGTGTTAGTTCTAACAGGAATGTTTTTATCTGACCCTTTGGCTTACCGCAAAGTTTTTGTAAGGTTGTTTCCTTCTTTTTACCGACGGCGCGTTGATGGAATTTTAGATCAATGTGAAGTCTCTCTGGAGGGATGGGTTACAGGTGCTTTTATTGCTATGGGTGTAGTAGGGCTGATGAGTATCATTGGCTTATCAATATTGCGGGTGCGTTCGGCGCTTGCTTTGAGTGTTTTAGCAGGATTTTTAAATTTAATTCCCAATCTCGGTCCTACCATGAGTGTTATACCCGCTATAGCGATCGCTCTGCTAGATGCTCCGTGGAAAGTCCTTGCTGTGTTTATCCTCTATTTTATCATTCAGCAAGTAGAAAGTAACTTTATCACGCCTGTGGTCATGGCGCATCAAGTGTCGCTGCTACCAGCAATTACTTTAATCTCCCAGTTATTTTTCGTCACATTTTTTGGCTTCCTGGGCTTGTTTTTGGCACTACCCCTAACTGTTGTTGCTAAAATTTGGGTACAGGAAGTCCTGATTAAGGATGTTTTAGATGGATGGGGCAAAGATTCCAGTAAAGAGACTGAGTTTGTGATGGTTTCTGACAAACCACAAGATGAAGAACCTGAAGACCAGTAA
- a CDS encoding cupin domain-containing protein: MNSLEYILKPYTIENFLSKNWTTQAVFISGESHNKFSHLFSWEKLNYLLNFHQFKYPELRFALDEKVLDENANTNLIKQCQEGATLILNGVHKLTPELVNFTSELKHDFGCGVQINAYSSSPQKQGFSSHYDTHEVFILQIEGTKKWFVFPDTFKYPLPNQKSSTMAPPQGEPYLTCVLKPGDVLYIPRGHWHYAIALDEPSLHLTLGIHCRTGIDFLEWVVNQLRDSEQWRQSMPLPIESDAASYINNQMTNLNNYLSSSKIYDEYVSYLDSLSKPLATYSLPYQTGFNIFERGTETKFRNSKFQRVKISELPDCSGYTILVAGKEVSLRGIDFYTVKKIFTTEAFTGNDVISWLPDYDWEIDIVPLLSRLVVDGVIFVDNDRSHKPISSS; the protein is encoded by the coding sequence ATGAATTCACTAGAGTATATATTAAAGCCATATACTATTGAAAACTTCCTAAGTAAGAATTGGACAACTCAGGCAGTCTTCATATCTGGTGAAAGTCACAATAAGTTTTCTCACTTATTTTCTTGGGAAAAGCTGAATTACCTTTTGAACTTTCATCAATTCAAGTACCCAGAATTACGTTTCGCTCTGGATGAAAAAGTTTTAGATGAAAATGCTAACACCAATCTTATTAAACAGTGTCAAGAGGGTGCGACTCTCATACTTAATGGAGTGCATAAACTCACTCCAGAGTTAGTGAATTTTACCTCTGAACTTAAGCATGATTTTGGATGTGGTGTACAAATTAATGCCTACTCTTCTTCACCACAAAAACAGGGATTTTCTTCCCACTATGACACCCATGAAGTTTTTATATTACAGATAGAGGGAACAAAAAAATGGTTTGTTTTTCCCGATACATTTAAGTATCCTTTACCCAATCAAAAATCATCTACAATGGCTCCTCCCCAAGGAGAACCTTACTTAACGTGCGTCCTCAAACCGGGAGATGTCCTGTATATTCCTCGCGGACACTGGCATTATGCGATCGCCCTTGACGAGCCCTCACTGCATCTAACTTTAGGAATTCATTGCCGGACTGGAATCGATTTTCTAGAATGGGTTGTGAACCAATTGCGCGACTCAGAACAGTGGCGTCAAAGTATGCCATTGCCTATAGAGTCAGATGCTGCTAGCTATATAAATAATCAAATGACTAACTTAAATAACTATCTTTCCTCTAGTAAGATATATGATGAATATGTAAGCTATTTAGATAGCTTGAGCAAACCACTGGCGACATACTCTCTGCCTTATCAAACTGGGTTCAATATCTTTGAGCGAGGTACGGAAACAAAGTTCAGAAATAGTAAGTTTCAGCGAGTCAAAATTTCTGAACTCCCAGACTGTAGTGGATACACAATTCTCGTTGCAGGAAAAGAAGTATCCCTAAGAGGTATTGATTTTTATACTGTGAAAAAAATATTTACCACAGAGGCTTTTACTGGTAATGATGTAATTAGTTGGCTACCAGATTACGACTGGGAGATAGATATTGTTCCCTTGCTATCTCGCTTGGTAGTTGACGGCGTCATTTTCGTAGACAACGATCGCTCACATAAACCAATCAGCTCATCATAA
- a CDS encoding APC family permease, which produces MVTKVSLPKPTLSTLDAIALIVGMVVGAGIFQTPALVAGNTANPGVALLVWLLGGGMSLIGALCYAELTTAYPHAGGTYHYLLRAFGKIPAFLFAWARMTVIQTGSIVLMAFVFGDYASQLLRLGEYSSAIYAAGVVLCLTGLNVLGVQQGKQTQNWLTIAKVLGLLLVVIVGIAFAKPVVVSNPTATPPQTQLGLAMIFVLLTYGGWNEAAYISAEVRQGKRNMVRVLLGSIAIITVIYLLINFAYLQGLGLTGLAGSEAPAADLMRRAVGENGARFVSILVAVSALGAANATIFTGARTNYALGQDFSIFGFMGRWQERRSTPINALLVQGAISLGLVILGAVTRKGFATMVDYTAPVFWFFFLLSGVALLVLRSREPDVPRPFRVPAYPLIPLLFCAICGYLLYSSVTYAGIGGSIGVVVLLTGIPLLFFNRERSTSTNL; this is translated from the coding sequence ATGGTAACAAAAGTATCATTACCGAAACCTACGCTTTCAACCCTTGATGCGATCGCCTTGATTGTAGGGATGGTAGTGGGTGCAGGTATCTTTCAAACGCCAGCCTTAGTGGCGGGAAATACGGCAAATCCAGGGGTAGCACTGTTAGTATGGTTACTGGGTGGAGGAATGTCCCTCATAGGTGCTCTTTGCTACGCCGAATTGACAACAGCCTATCCCCATGCTGGTGGAACCTATCATTACCTGCTGCGTGCTTTTGGTAAAATCCCCGCGTTTCTCTTTGCTTGGGCAAGAATGACTGTCATCCAAACAGGTTCCATTGTTCTCATGGCGTTTGTGTTTGGAGATTATGCTTCACAATTGCTGCGTTTGGGAGAATACTCTTCAGCAATTTACGCCGCAGGGGTCGTCCTTTGTCTAACAGGTTTAAACGTTCTTGGCGTGCAGCAAGGCAAACAGACACAAAACTGGCTCACAATTGCGAAAGTTTTGGGGTTGCTACTCGTTGTCATTGTCGGTATTGCTTTCGCTAAGCCTGTAGTCGTAAGTAATCCAACAGCCACACCCCCCCAAACCCAATTAGGGTTAGCAATGATCTTTGTACTCCTAACCTATGGTGGGTGGAATGAAGCTGCCTACATATCAGCTGAAGTACGCCAAGGCAAGCGCAACATGGTACGGGTGCTACTGGGCAGTATTGCTATCATCACAGTCATATACTTGTTGATTAACTTTGCATATCTACAAGGCTTAGGATTGACAGGCTTGGCAGGGTCAGAAGCACCTGCGGCTGATTTGATGCGTCGCGCTGTTGGAGAAAATGGCGCAAGGTTTGTCAGTATTCTTGTTGCCGTCTCAGCCTTAGGTGCTGCCAATGCAACTATTTTTACTGGAGCAAGAACTAACTATGCCTTAGGACAGGACTTTTCCATATTTGGCTTTATGGGACGGTGGCAAGAGCGCAGAAGTACCCCAATTAATGCTTTATTAGTTCAAGGGGCAATTTCTCTAGGGCTAGTCATACTTGGTGCTGTAACGCGCAAAGGATTTGCAACAATGGTGGACTACACAGCCCCTGTATTCTGGTTCTTTTTTCTGCTGTCCGGAGTCGCACTGCTTGTCCTGCGTTCTAGAGAACCAGATGTACCTCGTCCTTTCCGCGTACCGGCTTATCCCTTAATACCGTTGCTATTTTGCGCCATTTGTGGTTACCTACTTTACTCAAGCGTAACTTACGCAGGTATAGGAGGCAGCATTGGTGTCGTAGTTCTATTAACGGGTATTCCCTTGCTGTTTTTTAACCGCGAACGTTCTACTTCCACAAACTTGTAA
- a CDS encoding SAM-dependent methyltransferase: protein MRSQSFFKIFLTAVSFSSLVLASCSPQSVSSQEKSETSSSAIEVQQSSPTTEIAQKQPDVVYVPTPPEVVDKMLEVAKVTKNDVLYDLGSGDGRIPITAAKKFGIRAVGIDIDPERIKEANENAKKAGVTDKVTFRQQDLFTTDFSEATVVTLYLLPELNVKLRPQLFKQLKPGTRIVSHAFDMGDWKPEKTLQVDGRTVYYWTIPAKSSANQ from the coding sequence ATGCGATCGCAATCGTTCTTCAAAATATTCTTAACAGCTGTTAGTTTCAGTAGCCTAGTGCTAGCTAGTTGTAGCCCGCAATCCGTTAGTTCTCAGGAAAAAAGCGAGACATCTTCTTCTGCTATCGAAGTTCAGCAGTCCTCTCCTACAACTGAAATAGCACAAAAGCAACCTGATGTGGTCTATGTACCAACACCACCAGAAGTCGTAGATAAAATGCTGGAAGTCGCTAAGGTAACTAAAAATGACGTTCTGTATGACCTTGGTAGTGGGGATGGGCGAATTCCCATCACCGCCGCCAAAAAATTTGGAATCAGAGCCGTTGGTATAGATATTGACCCAGAACGTATCAAGGAGGCTAACGAGAATGCCAAAAAGGCAGGGGTAACTGACAAGGTAACGTTCCGCCAGCAAGACCTTTTTACCACTGACTTTAGTGAAGCAACAGTAGTAACTCTCTACTTGTTACCCGAACTCAATGTTAAGTTAAGACCCCAGTTGTTTAAGCAACTCAAACCCGGTACGCGGATCGTATCTCATGCTTTTGACATGGGTGATTGGAAACCTGAGAAAACCTTGCAAGTAGACGGTAGAACCGTTTACTACTGGACAATTCCAGCTAAAAGCTCAGCGAATCAGTGA
- a CDS encoding efflux RND transporter permease subunit, whose amino-acid sequence MNLIETAVRWRHGTFVLFCLLALFGVLSLLNLPLELQPGGDRPEITITTSYPGAAPSEVEDLITRPIEERMEEVLGVQEITSSSRAGNSSITLEFTWNSDVNERLVDVINKLQQVQDLPEEANESDVELVGGNNSPMMWVALAPKPGFKSDPDHYRDLVEETIVPRLRRVEGVGQFNIPGGREREVEVRVDPKALADRNLTIGDVVRVLRENNRDIRGGPLVLGRREYRVRTVSRSQRIEQIEGFILRRDNSGTVYLRDVAQVQMGRKPLDSALIFNSNSTVAMGIIRRVGANVPQLSQGIRTTLAELEQQFDRAGEGIRFVYNYDENEYINQSVALVQGNLVSGALLATIVLLLFLGSMRTVAVIALTIPTTLVTVFIVMAMLGRSLNIISLAGLAFAVGMVVDNAIVVIENVFTHMQRGKNPMKASIEGTQEVWSAMLGSTLTNVVVFFPLVLVQGEAGQLFADMAIALSCSSLFSLFAALTLVPMLSGLFLKQSEAMQMLQDDNSLLTAKRSQSTLNGQRAKTNFFAKIEYAVFYTSAIFRRLQGKLESFLASTVRWSLGRKRLGRRLFILSIPIALLVTSIFLLPPADYLPEGNRNLVFWIAEPLPGTSVEEAIRISEPARNFLRAQPEVQNVLFIERPGRRGIAATLKPEFATSSGLAEMVERMRSQSNNFVGYRFLIPTRFSIFQDPGKEFEVQIVGTDLEQLSELEKQVTTKLRDYTGVRNVRTNFVAGSAELQVMPNRERLSEVGLSEAEVGTMVEAALGGRIASDFIDGKEELDVSVELKNTFVQTPEQLRQLPIYTTRGQQVQLSDVAQVDETTGFDVINHVDLERSITLTVSLAPDAPLGALVQRTNNEILEPLRASLPAGYRIELAGSADRLAETVSQLASAFVLSLLITYLLLVALYRSFLYPVVIMATIPMGMSGALLSLVIANRIPGLIVPLDMITALGFIILTGVVVNNAILLVDRALQLQQDEGQEYDASLYNATRDRLRAIFMSAGTSVLGMLPLAVVPGQGAELYQGLGVVLTGGLAFSTILTPTVVPALMGLLRDISGRKPPSPSSSQQLSESVVVSNNSKVGV is encoded by the coding sequence ATGAACCTCATAGAAACTGCTGTTCGCTGGCGTCACGGTACTTTCGTACTCTTTTGTCTGCTAGCCCTCTTTGGCGTGCTTTCACTCTTAAATCTACCGTTAGAATTACAACCAGGAGGCGATCGCCCGGAAATTACCATCACCACCTCATACCCTGGTGCAGCTCCGTCAGAAGTGGAAGACCTCATTACCCGACCCATTGAGGAACGGATGGAGGAAGTTCTAGGGGTACAGGAAATCACGAGTAGTTCTCGTGCGGGAAATAGCAGCATCACTTTGGAGTTTACATGGAATAGTGATGTTAACGAGCGTCTTGTGGATGTCATCAACAAATTGCAGCAAGTACAAGACCTTCCAGAAGAAGCCAATGAATCAGATGTGGAACTCGTAGGCGGTAACAATTCACCAATGATGTGGGTTGCTCTGGCTCCGAAACCCGGATTCAAGAGCGATCCCGACCACTATCGCGACCTTGTTGAAGAGACTATTGTGCCTCGGTTGCGGCGAGTAGAAGGAGTCGGACAGTTCAATATTCCTGGAGGAAGAGAGAGGGAAGTCGAGGTCAGAGTTGACCCCAAAGCCCTTGCCGATCGCAATCTCACAATTGGTGATGTTGTGCGAGTTTTGCGAGAGAATAACAGAGACATCCGAGGTGGACCCTTAGTTCTAGGTAGGCGGGAATATCGAGTTCGTACCGTGAGTCGTTCCCAGCGAATTGAGCAAATTGAGGGATTCATCCTGCGACGAGACAATTCAGGTACAGTGTACTTGCGAGATGTTGCACAAGTACAGATGGGTCGCAAGCCTTTAGATAGCGCCCTTATATTCAACAGCAATTCTACAGTTGCGATGGGCATTATCCGGCGAGTAGGGGCAAATGTACCACAACTTTCTCAGGGAATCCGGACAACATTAGCAGAATTGGAACAGCAATTTGACCGTGCTGGTGAAGGGATTCGTTTTGTCTATAACTACGATGAGAACGAATATATCAATCAGTCTGTTGCTTTGGTACAGGGTAACTTGGTGAGTGGTGCTTTGCTAGCAACAATAGTTTTGCTGCTGTTTCTCGGTTCTATGCGAACAGTTGCAGTGATTGCCCTAACCATTCCTACCACGCTGGTGACAGTATTTATTGTGATGGCAATGTTGGGGCGATCGCTCAACATTATTAGTTTAGCTGGGTTAGCTTTTGCTGTGGGTATGGTAGTCGATAATGCCATTGTTGTGATTGAGAACGTCTTTACTCATATGCAACGAGGCAAAAATCCCATGAAAGCTTCTATTGAAGGAACTCAGGAAGTTTGGAGTGCAATGCTAGGTTCTACCCTCACAAACGTAGTGGTGTTCTTTCCCCTAGTGTTAGTTCAGGGCGAAGCTGGACAATTGTTTGCTGATATGGCGATCGCACTTTCCTGTTCTTCTCTGTTCTCCCTGTTTGCAGCCCTAACCCTTGTACCTATGCTCTCTGGATTGTTCCTCAAACAGTCAGAGGCTATGCAAATGCTTCAGGACGACAATTCGCTATTAACTGCTAAGCGATCGCAATCAACGCTCAACGGTCAAAGAGCAAAAACCAACTTTTTTGCCAAAATTGAATATGCTGTATTCTACACATCAGCAATCTTTCGCCGCCTACAAGGCAAACTAGAATCTTTCCTTGCATCAACTGTTCGTTGGTCATTAGGGCGGAAAAGATTGGGAAGAAGATTGTTTATTTTATCTATTCCAATTGCTTTATTGGTAACCAGTATTTTCTTACTACCACCTGCTGACTATTTGCCTGAAGGAAACCGTAACTTAGTGTTTTGGATAGCAGAACCGCTACCTGGGACAAGTGTTGAAGAAGCTATCCGCATCTCAGAACCAGCAAGAAATTTTCTCAGAGCACAACCAGAAGTTCAGAACGTCTTATTTATCGAGCGTCCCGGAAGACGAGGAATTGCTGCAACTTTAAAGCCAGAATTTGCGACAAGCAGTGGACTGGCTGAAATGGTGGAGCGCATGAGGTCTCAAAGTAATAACTTTGTAGGTTATCGCTTCCTGATTCCTACTCGGTTCTCCATCTTTCAAGATCCGGGAAAGGAGTTTGAGGTTCAAATTGTCGGTACTGATTTGGAACAATTGAGCGAGTTGGAGAAACAAGTTACGACAAAACTGCGGGATTATACAGGGGTTCGGAATGTCCGTACCAACTTTGTTGCTGGCTCCGCAGAGCTTCAGGTCATGCCCAATCGAGAAAGATTATCTGAGGTGGGTTTATCTGAAGCTGAAGTTGGAACAATGGTAGAAGCTGCACTGGGCGGTCGTATTGCTTCAGATTTTATTGACGGGAAAGAAGAGTTAGATGTATCGGTAGAGTTAAAGAATACTTTTGTGCAGACACCAGAGCAACTGCGCCAATTGCCCATTTACACAACTCGCGGTCAACAGGTACAGCTAAGTGATGTTGCACAAGTCGATGAGACCACAGGGTTTGACGTGATTAACCATGTGGACTTGGAGCGTTCCATTACCTTGACGGTATCCCTTGCACCAGATGCACCTCTTGGCGCTTTAGTACAGAGAACAAATAATGAAATATTAGAACCGTTACGAGCTAGTTTACCTGCAGGGTATCGTATAGAACTCGCTGGTTCTGCAGATAGATTGGCAGAAACAGTCTCTCAGTTAGCGTCAGCTTTTGTACTTTCATTGTTGATTACGTACCTGTTGTTGGTAGCACTCTATCGTTCTTTTCTTTACCCAGTTGTCATTATGGCAACTATACCCATGGGGATGAGTGGTGCATTGTTGAGTTTGGTGATTGCCAATCGCATTCCCGGTTTGATTGTACCTTTGGATATGATTACGGCACTGGGCTTTATTATTCTTACGGGTGTCGTAGTGAACAACGCGATTTTGTTGGTAGACCGGGCATTGCAGTTGCAGCAAGACGAGGGACAAGAGTATGATGCATCTTTGTACAATGCGACACGCGATCGCTTGCGAGCCATCTTCATGTCAGCAGGAACCAGCGTGCTTGGTATGTTACCCCTAGCAGTCGTACCAGGTCAAGGTGCGGAACTGTATCAAGGGTTGGGCGTTGTTCTCACAGGTGGTTTAGCGTTCTCCACTATTTTGACACCAACAGTAGTTCCCGCCCTTATGGGATTGTTGCGTGACATTTCTGGGCGCAAGCCACCGTCACCAAGTTCAAGTCAGCAGTTGAGTGAATCCGTAGTTGTGAGTAACAACAGTAAAGTTGGTGTTTAG
- a CDS encoding cytochrome b: protein MGLLTLRIFILLRVWWNKYTKRPPKLSKQWLKTVSLHTSLYLFMWAVPVTGFFLSNSYKSNNVKFFGLVLPNFIPQNSALVSVARSSHFWVAYTFLAFILLHTVSQWKLLRANYRRFLNFLKTKRVIGN from the coding sequence ATGGGTTTGTTGACTTTACGGATATTTATTCTGCTGCGTGTTTGGTGGAACAAGTACACAAAGCGTCCGCCAAAGTTGAGCAAACAATGGTTGAAAACCGTCTCTCTACACACCAGCCTTTATCTTTTCATGTGGGCAGTTCCTGTAACTGGTTTTTTCCTCTCTAACTCGTATAAAAGTAATAACGTCAAATTCTTTGGGCTTGTTTTACCAAACTTTATTCCGCAAAATTCTGCACTTGTAAGTGTAGCACGAAGCTCGCATTTCTGGGTTGCCTACACATTTTTAGCATTTATCCTCTTGCATACTGTAAGTCAGTGGAAACTCTTGAGGGCAAACTACCGCAGGTTTTTAAACTTTTTGAAAACTAAGCGAGTGATTGGGAATTAG